One Tumebacillus sp. BK434 genomic window carries:
- a CDS encoding stage V sporulation protein AE — MGKRKVILITDGDQVARKAVEKVAAEVGCRVISRSSGNPSPLSGQQLVRLIEHAKHDPVLVMFDDNGNGDYGYGERALEYVSNHPNIEVLGAIAVASNTPMVDGVSVDFSIDQNCRMIEDAVDKDGLAAHSGDMVIYGDTVDVLSDCDVPMIVGVGDIGKMQGRDHFAKGAPITKAAILEILKRSGYDHAADH; from the coding sequence ATGGGGAAGCGCAAAGTCATTTTGATCACAGATGGAGATCAGGTCGCAAGAAAAGCGGTCGAAAAAGTGGCGGCTGAAGTGGGGTGCCGCGTCATCTCCCGTTCATCCGGCAACCCGAGCCCGCTGAGCGGTCAGCAGTTGGTTCGGCTGATCGAACATGCCAAACACGATCCGGTGCTGGTGATGTTCGATGACAACGGCAACGGCGATTACGGCTATGGCGAGCGGGCTCTCGAATACGTCTCCAACCACCCGAACATCGAAGTGCTGGGGGCGATCGCCGTTGCTTCCAATACGCCGATGGTCGATGGAGTGTCTGTCGATTTCTCAATCGACCAGAACTGCCGGATGATCGAAGACGCGGTCGACAAAGACGGCCTGGCTGCGCACAGCGGTGACATGGTGATCTACGGTGATACGGTCGATGTGCTCTCCGACTGCGACGTGCCGATGATCGTCGGTGTCGGCGACATCGGCAAGATGCAGGGCCGCGATCACTTTGCAAAAGGCGCGCCGATCACCAAAGCTGCGATCCTAGAAATTCTGAAACGGAGTGGATATGACCATGCCGCGGATCATTGA
- a CDS encoding D-alanyl-D-alanine carboxypeptidase family protein: protein MRKLRQMITACCIMLCLLSFSSISQVGAAHEEKKPTGLTAQGAVLYDRQSGQFLFEQHPDLRLYPASITKVLTAILALEKGDLNAKVKTSKLAREQEGNRIYLEYDEEQTLGNLLYGLMLNSGNDAAVAIAEHIGGSVEQFAAMMNDKATEIGATNSHFVTPSGLHDDDHYTTARDMALISSYAMNNETFRKIVATETLPWKGQVWESLLVNLNQMLFEYEGATGIKTGFTDQAQQTITVSAKRGERELIAVLMGVENRPKIREEATRLLDYGFDQFVTKQVAAKGDLLQSFDMNGTTVQALLARDIYRTLPRESSAAFEAVPQISVPPAPFAKGAVVGTVDYFEAGQKIATADLLSASDVAALPPTEAALVTEDKFLLLSTLIAVLLYVPKRIGKLKRSSRSL from the coding sequence ATGCGAAAACTTCGGCAAATGATAACCGCTTGCTGCATCATGCTTTGCCTGCTCTCCTTCTCTAGTATTTCCCAAGTTGGGGCTGCTCATGAAGAAAAGAAGCCGACCGGCTTGACCGCCCAAGGCGCCGTGCTGTATGATCGGCAGTCCGGCCAGTTCCTGTTTGAGCAGCATCCGGACCTCCGGTTGTATCCCGCTTCGATTACGAAAGTCCTCACCGCCATCCTCGCGCTGGAAAAAGGCGACTTGAACGCCAAGGTGAAAACATCGAAGCTGGCTCGCGAACAGGAAGGCAATCGCATCTACCTCGAGTATGATGAAGAGCAGACGCTCGGCAATCTGCTCTACGGCCTGATGCTGAACTCCGGCAATGACGCTGCCGTGGCGATCGCAGAACACATCGGCGGTTCTGTGGAGCAATTTGCCGCGATGATGAACGACAAAGCAACAGAAATCGGGGCGACCAACTCTCATTTTGTGACGCCCAGCGGTTTGCACGACGATGATCATTACACCACCGCACGCGATATGGCACTCATCTCTTCTTACGCAATGAACAACGAAACGTTTCGCAAGATCGTCGCAACCGAGACCCTGCCCTGGAAAGGCCAAGTCTGGGAGAGCCTTCTGGTGAACTTAAACCAGATGCTGTTCGAGTACGAAGGCGCCACCGGCATCAAGACCGGCTTCACCGATCAGGCCCAGCAGACGATCACCGTCTCCGCCAAGCGCGGGGAGCGCGAGCTGATCGCCGTGCTGATGGGCGTGGAGAACCGCCCCAAGATCCGCGAAGAGGCAACGCGTCTGCTCGATTATGGCTTCGACCAGTTCGTGACCAAACAAGTGGCAGCCAAAGGCGACCTGCTGCAGTCGTTCGACATGAACGGCACGACCGTCCAAGCGCTGCTGGCGCGCGACATCTACCGCACCCTGCCCCGGGAAAGCTCGGCGGCATTCGAAGCGGTGCCGCAGATCAGCGTCCCTCCGGCTCCCTTTGCCAAAGGCGCGGTGGTCGGCACGGTCGACTATTTTGAAGCGGGACAGAAGATCGCGACGGCCGACCTGCTGTCCGCCAGCGATGTGGCCGCCTTGCCGCCCACAGAAGCGGCGCTGGTGACAGAAGACAAGTTCCTGCTGCTCAGCACCCTGATCGCCGTGCTGCTGTATGTCCCGAAACGAATCGGCAAACTGAAAAGATCTTCGCGTTCGCTGTAA
- a CDS encoding cell wall hydrolase has protein sequence MPMRRVKANSAHLRLLAQLMQAEARGEGRRGQELVGSVLVNRIVADCRPDFHNIRTIPIAVYGKFGPQRSPFEPVQNGEIYKMRPTAQDLRRARELTNGRIDQLARRSLWFYNPSPGRRYRAACTAKMPRSPKTQYQFAFKNHCFYTGVPGYCPEFL, from the coding sequence ATGCCGATGCGCAGAGTGAAAGCGAACAGCGCGCACCTCCGCTTGTTAGCGCAGTTGATGCAGGCAGAAGCCCGTGGGGAAGGACGGCGCGGGCAAGAGTTGGTCGGGAGCGTGTTGGTCAATCGGATTGTGGCAGACTGCAGGCCTGACTTTCACAACATTCGCACCATCCCGATCGCGGTCTACGGGAAGTTTGGACCGCAGCGCTCACCGTTCGAACCGGTGCAGAACGGGGAGATCTACAAGATGCGCCCGACGGCGCAAGACCTGCGCCGCGCCCGGGAGTTGACCAACGGCCGCATCGACCAGCTGGCCCGCCGCTCCTTGTGGTTCTACAACCCGTCGCCTGGCAGGCGCTACCGGGCGGCCTGCACGGCGAAAATGCCGCGGTCGCCGAAAACCCAGTATCAATTTGCCTTCAAAAACCACTGTTTCTATACCGGGGTCCCCGGCTATTGTCCCGAGTTCCTGTAA
- a CDS encoding TrkH family potassium uptake protein, producing MPKKNAWQQKGWQKMLTPARILVIGFAVFAFVGALLLMMPAASESGQGLPFVDALFMATSAICVTGLVVVDTGSYFSLFGEIVLLTLVQIGGLGFMTVATFVTIWTGKKIGLKERLLLQQSLNVTTLEGLIRLSRNVVLMTLIIEFVFAVILASRFATHMPMSKALYYGVFHSIAAFCNAGFDLFGDYKSLADYAGDPLINVSVMTLVTVGGLGLAVMADLWRKLVNRRERLMLHTKLVLIATAVLLVLGTLGYYALEHDNHGTLAHKPESEKLLAASFASVTARSSGFATVNYEEMSQSGQFWTIMLMFIGASPGSAGGGIRTTTALVILLFVWTVVTNKEQTVIFNRTIAPRVIYKSLTIAVMSSVLVVLTTMTLSLTEDQDFMHVLFEAVSAVSTVGLSMNMTPELSPAGKVVVLTAMYIGRLGPLTLALALAARHQGKPANLRYPEGNVYVG from the coding sequence ATGCCGAAAAAAAATGCGTGGCAGCAAAAAGGCTGGCAGAAGATGTTGACGCCTGCAAGAATTCTGGTCATCGGGTTCGCGGTGTTCGCATTTGTCGGCGCTCTGCTGCTGATGATGCCGGCCGCTTCGGAAAGCGGGCAGGGCCTGCCGTTTGTAGATGCGCTGTTTATGGCGACATCGGCGATCTGTGTGACCGGGCTCGTCGTCGTTGATACGGGTAGTTATTTTTCTTTATTTGGTGAAATAGTACTTTTGACGCTGGTGCAGATCGGGGGCTTGGGCTTCATGACCGTCGCGACGTTCGTGACGATCTGGACCGGCAAAAAGATCGGGTTGAAGGAACGGCTGCTCCTGCAACAGTCGCTCAACGTCACGACGCTGGAGGGACTGATCCGATTGTCCCGCAACGTGGTGTTGATGACGCTGATCATCGAGTTTGTGTTTGCGGTGATTCTCGCTTCGCGCTTTGCGACGCACATGCCGATGAGCAAGGCACTCTATTATGGAGTCTTCCATTCGATCGCCGCTTTTTGCAATGCAGGTTTTGACTTATTTGGCGATTACAAGAGCCTCGCCGATTATGCCGGCGATCCGCTGATCAACGTCTCGGTGATGACTTTGGTCACCGTCGGCGGCTTGGGACTGGCCGTGATGGCCGACCTGTGGCGCAAGCTGGTCAACCGTCGCGAACGGCTGATGCTGCACACCAAGCTGGTGCTGATCGCGACCGCCGTGCTGCTCGTGCTCGGCACGCTCGGCTATTATGCGCTGGAACATGACAATCATGGGACGCTGGCCCACAAGCCGGAAAGCGAGAAGCTGCTCGCCGCGAGTTTTGCTTCGGTCACCGCCCGTTCTTCCGGCTTTGCCACCGTCAATTATGAGGAGATGTCGCAGAGCGGGCAGTTCTGGACGATCATGCTGATGTTTATCGGCGCTTCGCCAGGCTCTGCGGGCGGCGGGATTCGAACGACGACAGCGCTGGTCATCCTGCTGTTCGTCTGGACGGTGGTGACGAACAAGGAGCAGACGGTGATCTTCAACAGGACGATCGCGCCGCGGGTGATCTACAAATCCTTGACGATCGCCGTGATGTCATCGGTGCTGGTCGTGCTGACCACGATGACCTTGTCGCTGACCGAAGATCAAGATTTCATGCACGTGCTGTTTGAAGCGGTGTCGGCCGTATCGACCGTCGGTCTCTCGATGAACATGACGCCGGAGCTGTCCCCGGCGGGCAAGGTCGTCGTGCTGACCGCCATGTACATCGGGCGTCTCGGCCCGCTGACGCTGGCGCTGGCGCTGGCAGCCCGTCATCAGGGGAAGCCGGCCAATCTGCGCTATCCGGAAGGCAATGTCTATGTAGGGTAA
- a CDS encoding spore germination protein has translation MPRIIEKTDIPPSDQDLQLDKRLDSNLKFFDKVLGIGESYDMIKRQMSFAGHDLCLLYINGFIKDGIIDDVLRLLAQLKREQLAGDTIEKLAGTYLAHTQVEKQNKTNEIITAILSGQTVILVDGFDQALVIDARSYPARTPAEPELERVVRGSRDGFVETLVQNTVLTRRRIRDPRLRMETMKIGKRSKTDVCVAYLQDVADDTLVDEIKARLEKIDVDGLPMAEKSVEEWLTKRNNWNPYPIVRYTERPDVAAMHLLEGHVLIYVDTSPSVMITPTTIFHHVQHAEEFRENPAVGAYVRWVRFLGILASLFLIPLWVLFTLVHREWLPVPLDFLGPDEVGAIPIILQFLLADIGIDMMRMAAIHTPSPLATAMGLIAAVLIGDIAVKVGLFSPESILYLAVAAIGMFATPSYELSMANRLSRMFFILAVAFLDWYGLVAAVALWFILLARTKSVTRPYLWPLLPLNLKALWEIIVRTPMQYKNQRPAIVRPKDKDRQPN, from the coding sequence ATGCCGCGGATCATTGAGAAAACCGATATCCCGCCGTCCGACCAGGATTTGCAGTTGGACAAACGGCTGGACAGCAACCTGAAGTTTTTTGACAAGGTGCTCGGCATCGGGGAGAGCTATGACATGATCAAGCGCCAGATGTCGTTTGCCGGGCACGATCTTTGCCTGCTCTATATCAACGGATTTATCAAAGACGGGATCATCGACGACGTGCTGCGGTTGCTGGCACAGTTGAAGCGCGAGCAGTTGGCGGGCGACACGATCGAAAAGCTGGCCGGGACGTATCTGGCGCACACGCAGGTCGAGAAACAGAACAAAACCAATGAGATCATCACGGCGATCTTGTCCGGCCAGACGGTGATCCTCGTCGACGGGTTCGATCAGGCCCTGGTGATCGATGCGCGCAGCTATCCGGCGCGCACGCCGGCCGAGCCGGAGCTGGAGCGGGTCGTGCGCGGCTCGCGTGACGGATTTGTGGAAACGCTGGTGCAAAACACCGTGCTGACACGGCGGAGAATCCGTGACCCGAGGCTTCGCATGGAGACGATGAAGATCGGCAAACGCTCGAAGACGGACGTCTGTGTCGCCTATCTGCAGGACGTTGCGGATGACACGCTGGTCGACGAGATCAAAGCCCGCTTGGAGAAGATCGATGTCGACGGCTTGCCGATGGCCGAAAAGTCGGTCGAGGAGTGGCTGACCAAGCGCAACAACTGGAACCCGTACCCGATTGTGCGCTATACGGAACGCCCGGACGTCGCGGCGATGCACCTGTTGGAAGGGCATGTGCTGATCTACGTGGACACTTCGCCAAGCGTCATGATCACGCCGACGACGATCTTCCACCATGTGCAGCACGCTGAAGAGTTTCGCGAGAACCCGGCGGTGGGCGCCTATGTGCGCTGGGTGCGGTTTTTGGGGATTCTGGCTTCCTTGTTCCTGATCCCGCTCTGGGTCTTGTTCACGCTGGTCCACCGCGAATGGCTGCCTGTGCCCTTGGATTTCCTCGGACCGGATGAAGTGGGGGCGATCCCGATCATCCTGCAGTTTTTGCTCGCCGACATCGGGATCGACATGATGCGGATGGCGGCGATCCACACGCCGTCCCCATTGGCCACCGCGATGGGCTTGATCGCGGCGGTGCTGATCGGCGACATCGCCGTCAAAGTCGGGCTGTTTTCGCCGGAGTCGATCCTGTATCTGGCGGTGGCGGCGATCGGGATGTTTGCGACGCCAAGCTACGAGCTGTCGATGGCCAACCGGCTGTCGCGGATGTTTTTCATCCTCGCGGTGGCGTTTTTGGACTGGTACGGGCTGGTCGCGGCGGTCGCCTTGTGGTTCATCCTGCTCGCCCGCACCAAGTCGGTCACCCGTCCGTACCTCTGGCCGCTGCTGCCGCTCAACTTGAAAGCGCTGTGGGAGATCATCGTCCGCACGCCGATGCAATACAAGAACCAGCGCCCGGCGATCGTGCGGCCGAAAGACAAAGATAGGCAGCCGAACTAG
- a CDS encoding lamin tail domain-containing protein, with protein MTPKTKKLSSVLLSALLSAGLIAGMLPAGHTNAAAVTYPLITEVYADTNVSYEPEEYIAVTNPTAAAIAIGGWYLQVGSNKLVFPAGTTLSAGQTMYVTKTATTFKSEMLFQADFEYGSNSDNAVPQMTVTGSVPSLANAGGAVYLYNASAANVDTMAYGTGSATTGWTGATVPNVSEGTMFVREKDEMSGQYPDTNTAADWAHLRVYQAGQSRFGAPTYSYAGTIQPYSSPDNSFATLSALLNSATTSIDLNVYEFQSVQLLDVIKNALARGVKVRVFLEGQPVGGLLNDSKYVSQQIVNAGGEVRYIISDTANGIYKRYRFDHAKYAIVDSKSIFTQSENWKSTGVPYNQNYGNRGWGIIVNDTQTAQFFTGVFNSDWNVLSKDSFPYTASHAKYGAPASGFLPDTSTPPTGRYAGGFKNKAINGEFRVTPIFAPDSTYLQQNSIIGLARQAQNTLLVEQLYIHKHWGTTSTGSVETTPDVYLEEVIAAGRRGVKVRVLLDSAFLDASDPRDNQYTVQYINSIAAAEHLDMQAKLINLPAVGIEKIHNKGMIADSSKSLISSINWSDNSPSNNREAGVIVENTEVAAYYESLFWHDWTGGAQSWDPETAKGTANIQINEVMYQTGGYDATREYVELYNPNNVSYDLTGYKLSNKSGNFTLPSGTVIPAHSFLMVGKDSAGFSAYKGFGLDVTGMTLTLTNTGDNLLLKNSAGTTVDNVAWYNYVTNWSLYTNDGQVLSRKSPTLDTNSPSDWIVTTPNPKQ; from the coding sequence ATGACGCCAAAAACCAAGAAACTCAGCTCCGTTCTGCTCAGCGCCCTGCTGTCGGCCGGCCTGATCGCCGGAATGCTTCCGGCAGGGCACACCAACGCAGCTGCGGTGACCTATCCGTTGATCACGGAAGTCTATGCCGATACCAACGTCTCCTATGAGCCGGAAGAGTACATCGCGGTCACCAACCCGACCGCAGCGGCGATCGCGATCGGCGGCTGGTATCTGCAAGTTGGCTCGAACAAGCTGGTCTTCCCGGCCGGCACGACGCTTTCGGCTGGCCAGACGATGTATGTGACGAAAACGGCGACTACCTTTAAAAGCGAAATGCTCTTCCAAGCGGACTTCGAATACGGCAGCAACTCCGACAACGCCGTTCCGCAGATGACCGTCACCGGCTCCGTGCCGAGCCTGGCCAATGCCGGCGGTGCAGTCTATCTCTACAACGCGAGCGCCGCAAACGTCGACACCATGGCTTATGGCACCGGGTCCGCGACGACCGGCTGGACGGGCGCAACCGTACCGAACGTCTCGGAAGGCACGATGTTTGTGCGGGAGAAAGACGAGATGTCCGGCCAATACCCGGACACGAACACGGCGGCCGACTGGGCACACCTGCGCGTATACCAGGCGGGACAATCGCGCTTTGGCGCTCCGACCTACTCCTACGCCGGCACGATCCAGCCTTACTCGTCGCCCGATAACAGCTTTGCGACGCTCTCCGCCCTGCTCAACTCGGCGACGACGAGCATCGACCTGAACGTTTATGAATTTCAGTCGGTGCAACTGCTCGACGTGATCAAAAACGCCTTGGCGCGCGGCGTGAAAGTCCGTGTCTTCCTCGAAGGACAGCCGGTCGGCGGCCTGCTCAACGACAGCAAATATGTCTCCCAGCAGATCGTAAACGCCGGCGGCGAAGTGCGCTACATCATCTCCGATACGGCGAACGGCATCTACAAGCGCTACCGTTTCGACCATGCCAAATATGCGATCGTCGACAGCAAAAGCATCTTCACCCAGTCGGAGAACTGGAAGTCGACCGGCGTGCCGTACAACCAAAACTACGGCAACCGCGGCTGGGGCATCATCGTCAACGACACGCAGACCGCGCAGTTCTTCACCGGCGTCTTCAACAGCGACTGGAACGTTCTGTCCAAAGACTCTTTCCCGTACACGGCCAGCCACGCGAAATACGGTGCGCCGGCGAGCGGTTTCCTGCCGGACACCAGCACCCCGCCGACGGGACGCTATGCCGGCGGCTTCAAGAACAAAGCGATCAACGGCGAGTTTCGCGTGACGCCGATCTTTGCGCCGGACAGCACTTACCTGCAGCAGAACTCGATCATCGGGCTGGCGCGCCAGGCGCAGAACACCTTGCTCGTCGAGCAGCTCTACATCCACAAACACTGGGGTACGACCAGCACCGGCAGCGTGGAGACGACGCCTGATGTCTATCTGGAAGAAGTGATCGCGGCCGGCCGCCGCGGCGTCAAAGTCCGCGTCCTGCTCGACTCGGCGTTCCTCGATGCGAGCGACCCGCGCGACAACCAGTACACCGTGCAGTACATCAACTCGATCGCCGCAGCGGAACACCTCGACATGCAGGCCAAGCTGATCAACCTTCCGGCGGTCGGCATCGAAAAGATTCACAACAAAGGGATGATCGCCGACAGCAGCAAGTCGCTGATCTCCTCGATCAACTGGTCGGACAACTCGCCGTCGAACAACCGCGAAGCTGGTGTGATCGTCGAAAACACCGAAGTGGCCGCGTACTACGAGTCCCTGTTCTGGCATGACTGGACGGGCGGCGCGCAGTCCTGGGACCCGGAGACGGCAAAAGGGACGGCGAACATCCAGATCAACGAAGTGATGTACCAAACGGGCGGCTATGACGCGACCCGCGAGTATGTCGAGCTGTACAACCCGAACAACGTCTCGTATGACCTGACCGGCTATAAGCTGTCCAACAAATCGGGCAATTTCACCTTGCCGTCCGGCACGGTAATCCCGGCTCATTCCTTCCTGATGGTCGGCAAAGACAGCGCCGGATTCTCCGCCTACAAAGGCTTTGGCCTCGACGTGACCGGCATGACACTGACCTTGACCAACACCGGCGACAACCTGCTCTTGAAAAACAGCGCAGGCACCACCGTCGACAATGTCGCCTGGTACAACTATGTGACCAACTGGTCCCTGTACACCAATGACGGCCAAGTGCTGTCCCGCAAGTCCCCGACGCTCGACACGAACTCGCCGAGCGACTGGATCGTCACCACACCGAACCCGAAGCAATAA
- the lysA gene encoding diaminopimelate decarboxylase, which translates to MYLHGTSRINEQGHLEIGGVDSTELVKTYGTPLYVYDEAMMRETIRAYKRAFEQSGLRFEVAYASKAFCTLAMCRIIDEEGLALDVVSSGELYTALQAGFPAERIHFHGNNKGPDEIELALNAGIGEFVVDNFHELKLLGALASEKGVIADILLRLAPGVEAHTHEYISTGQEDSKFGFDMKGDMAKRAVQAALDTPGVRLIGLHSHIGSQIFETDGFTAAVDIVSAFFGECVRSLGANDLHKLNVGGGFGIRYTEEDTPLAAEAYIAAITKAVTAAFDRLELSYPEIVIEPGRSIVGAAGTTLYTIGSTKDIPGVRKYVSVNGGMADNPRPALYQAVYEAMLANRANDAAEELVSIAGKACESGDMLIWDVQLPPVKADDILAVSCTGAYGYSMASNYNRIARPAVVFVQNGQADLVVQRESHDDLIAQDRIPARLGTGVLTNK; encoded by the coding sequence ATGTATTTGCACGGGACGAGTCGCATCAATGAGCAAGGGCATTTGGAGATTGGCGGCGTGGACAGCACGGAACTGGTAAAGACGTACGGCACGCCGCTGTACGTTTACGACGAGGCGATGATGCGCGAGACGATTCGCGCCTACAAGCGGGCGTTTGAACAATCGGGCCTGCGCTTCGAAGTGGCCTATGCGTCGAAAGCGTTCTGCACGCTGGCGATGTGCCGCATCATCGACGAAGAAGGGCTGGCTCTCGATGTCGTGTCGAGCGGTGAACTCTACACGGCGCTCCAAGCCGGCTTCCCGGCGGAGCGCATCCATTTCCACGGCAACAACAAGGGCCCGGATGAGATCGAACTGGCCCTGAACGCCGGCATCGGCGAATTTGTGGTCGACAACTTCCACGAATTAAAACTGCTCGGCGCGTTGGCCAGCGAAAAAGGCGTCATCGCCGACATCCTGCTCCGCTTGGCGCCGGGAGTGGAGGCTCATACGCATGAATACATCTCGACCGGCCAGGAAGATTCGAAATTCGGCTTCGACATGAAAGGGGACATGGCGAAGCGCGCTGTGCAAGCGGCGCTGGACACGCCGGGCGTCCGGCTGATAGGCCTGCATTCACACATCGGGTCACAGATTTTTGAAACGGACGGGTTCACGGCAGCGGTCGACATCGTCTCGGCGTTCTTCGGCGAGTGTGTCCGCAGTCTCGGCGCGAACGATCTGCACAAGCTGAATGTCGGCGGCGGTTTTGGCATCCGTTACACGGAAGAAGACACGCCGCTGGCGGCAGAAGCGTATATCGCCGCGATCACGAAGGCGGTGACCGCCGCGTTCGACCGCTTGGAGCTTTCGTACCCGGAGATCGTCATCGAACCGGGCCGCTCGATCGTTGGCGCTGCCGGCACCACGCTCTACACGATCGGTTCGACGAAAGACATTCCGGGCGTGCGCAAGTACGTCTCCGTCAACGGCGGGATGGCCGACAACCCGCGCCCGGCGCTCTACCAGGCCGTGTATGAAGCGATGCTCGCCAACCGCGCGAACGACGCGGCCGAAGAGCTCGTCTCCATCGCGGGAAAGGCCTGCGAGTCGGGCGACATGCTGATCTGGGATGTGCAGTTGCCGCCGGTCAAAGCGGATGACATCCTCGCCGTGTCCTGCACCGGCGCGTACGGTTACTCGATGGCGAGCAATTACAACCGCATCGCCCGCCCGGCCGTGGTGTTCGTGCAAAATGGGCAGGCCGATCTCGTCGTCCAGCGTGAGAGCCACGACGACCTGATCGCGCAAGATAGGATCCCGGCGCGGCTTGGCACCGGCGTTTTGACGAACAAGTAA
- a CDS encoding TrkH family potassium uptake protein, with product MKKKPNLVKINRWQKFWTPARILVIGFASLILLGGILLSLPIASENGQGLPFHDALFTATSAVCVTGLIVVDTGTYFSTFGELVIISLIQVGGLGFMTVATFVLMFTGRRIGLKERLLIQESLNVSSMDGLIRLTRNVVLFTLAIEAFFAVILTIRFAQDFPLGRAIYYGAFHAVSAFCNAGFDLFGDFKSLADYVGDPAVNLSIMSLIILGGLGFTVMVDLGRKAVARKHRLSVHTKLVLIMSFALLVIGTLGYYQLEHNNPDTLAELPAEDQWLASAFASTTARTAGYASINYETMSESGQFWTVLLMFIGASPGSTGGGVKTVTTLVILLFVWTVVTNKEHTVVYRRTVSPRTIYKSLTIAVISAMTIILATMILVLTDGKEFLRLLFETTSAFATVGLSTNLTPVLSDSGQFVIMIMMFIGRLGPLTIALALAARANKQKGDVKYPDGNLYVG from the coding sequence ATGAAAAAGAAACCGAATTTAGTAAAGATCAATCGCTGGCAGAAGTTCTGGACGCCGGCCCGCATTTTGGTGATCGGCTTTGCGTCGTTGATCCTGCTCGGCGGGATCTTGCTCTCGCTGCCGATCGCCTCGGAAAACGGGCAAGGGCTGCCCTTTCATGACGCGCTGTTCACGGCGACTTCGGCGGTGTGCGTGACCGGGCTGATCGTCGTCGATACAGGCACCTATTTTTCGACGTTTGGGGAATTGGTGATCATCTCGCTGATTCAGGTCGGGGGCTTGGGCTTCATGACGGTGGCGACGTTTGTGCTGATGTTTACCGGTCGGCGGATCGGGCTGAAAGAGCGGCTTTTGATCCAGGAGTCGCTGAACGTTTCCTCGATGGATGGACTGATCCGGCTGACGCGCAATGTCGTGCTGTTCACGCTGGCGATCGAAGCGTTTTTCGCAGTGATCCTGACGATCCGCTTCGCACAGGACTTCCCGCTCGGGCGGGCGATCTACTACGGGGCGTTTCATGCGGTTTCAGCGTTTTGCAACGCAGGATTTGATCTGTTTGGGGATTTCAAGAGCCTCGCCGATTATGTTGGCGACCCGGCTGTGAACCTTTCGATCATGTCGCTGATCATCCTTGGAGGCTTGGGCTTTACGGTCATGGTCGATCTGGGGCGCAAAGCGGTGGCGCGCAAACATCGCCTGTCGGTACATACCAAGCTGGTGCTGATCATGTCGTTCGCCTTGCTGGTGATCGGCACGCTCGGGTACTACCAGTTGGAGCACAACAACCCCGACACGCTCGCAGAGTTGCCTGCTGAGGACCAGTGGCTGGCCTCGGCGTTCGCATCGACAACCGCGCGGACGGCCGGCTATGCGTCGATCAATTATGAGACGATGTCGGAAAGCGGCCAGTTCTGGACGGTGCTCCTGATGTTCATCGGAGCGAGTCCGGGTTCGACGGGCGGCGGGGTGAAGACGGTGACGACGCTGGTGATCCTGCTGTTCGTCTGGACGGTGGTCACGAACAAAGAGCACACCGTCGTCTACCGGCGCACCGTGTCGCCGCGCACGATCTACAAATCGCTGACGATCGCCGTGATCTCGGCGATGACGATTATCTTGGCGACGATGATTCTGGTGCTCACCGACGGCAAAGAGTTCCTGCGCCTGCTCTTTGAGACGACGTCCGCCTTTGCGACGGTCGGGCTGTCCACCAACTTGACGCCGGTGCTGTCCGACTCGGGGCAGTTCGTGATCATGATCATGATGTTTATCGGACGCCTTGGGCCGCTGACGATTGCGCTGGCGCTGGCCGCCCGCGCGAACAAACAAAAAGGCGATGTGAAATATCCGGACGGCAATCTCTACGTCGGATGA
- the spoVAE gene encoding stage V sporulation protein AE, which produces MDIDITFLWAFVVGGLICVIGQLMMDLTNMTPAHVMTSLVVFGAILDGLGLYEPLIKFAGAGATIPITSFGNALVHGAMAEAHRSGMVGIITGIFEVTSAGISAAIVFSFLAALLFRPKG; this is translated from the coding sequence ATGGACATCGATATCACGTTTTTATGGGCGTTTGTCGTAGGCGGTCTGATCTGTGTGATCGGCCAGTTGATGATGGATTTGACCAACATGACACCGGCACATGTGATGACGTCCTTGGTGGTGTTCGGGGCGATCCTCGACGGGCTCGGCTTGTATGAGCCATTGATCAAATTCGCAGGGGCCGGCGCAACGATTCCGATCACGTCATTTGGCAACGCGCTGGTGCACGGGGCGATGGCCGAAGCGCACCGCAGCGGCATGGTTGGCATCATCACCGGGATCTTCGAAGTGACCTCGGCCGGCATTTCCGCCGCGATCGTGTTTTCCTTCTTGGCGGCGCTGCTGTTCCGGCCGAAGGGCTGA